From a single Shewanella donghaensis genomic region:
- the rsmD gene encoding 16S rRNA (guanine(966)-N(2))-methyltransferase RsmD, whose protein sequence is MSKNKSASGQVRIISGQWRSRKLPIHDLEGLRPTTDRVRETLFNWLSSDISGARVLDCFAGSGALSLEALSRYASYARICELQSNAAKQLKQNLVTLKCDNADVINGDSLVTLKQGLDSTKEKGFDIVFVDPPFRKGLANPTLALLAEKNWLNENALIYLETESDITDLEIPADWVELKQKSAGQVSYRLFQYQID, encoded by the coding sequence ATGTCCAAAAATAAGTCCGCTAGCGGCCAGGTCAGGATCATTTCAGGGCAATGGCGTTCACGAAAGTTACCGATTCATGATCTTGAAGGCCTAAGACCCACCACAGATCGTGTCCGTGAAACCTTGTTTAATTGGCTTTCTAGCGATATTAGTGGTGCAAGAGTACTTGATTGTTTCGCTGGCAGTGGTGCACTTAGCCTTGAAGCATTATCCCGTTACGCAAGCTATGCAAGGATCTGTGAATTACAGAGTAATGCAGCAAAGCAGCTTAAACAGAACCTTGTGACGCTCAAATGTGACAATGCAGATGTGATTAATGGCGATAGTCTCGTCACGTTGAAACAAGGGCTAGATAGCACTAAAGAGAAAGGCTTTGATATTGTATTTGTCGATCCGCCTTTTCGAAAAGGCTTAGCGAATCCAACATTGGCGCTATTAGCAGAGAAAAACTGGCTAAACGAAAATGCATTAATATATTTAGAAACAGAGTCGGATATAACAGATCTTGAGATCCCTGCAGATTGGGTCGAACTCAAGCAAAAAAGTGCCGGCCAAGTGTCTTACCGATTATTTCAATATCAAATAGATTGA
- a CDS encoding DUF1145 domain-containing protein has translation MKYFIVIGKSFTLITWLVMFYNLFMPLEGQVSIILNILLFITAVMHCFQLLIFNTMFSSLLKLSALDYLKVYFFGVFGLLEYRQKVLELDKNNS, from the coding sequence ATGAAATATTTTATCGTCATCGGTAAAAGCTTTACCTTAATCACTTGGCTAGTGATGTTTTACAATTTATTCATGCCGCTTGAAGGCCAAGTCAGCATAATTTTAAATATCTTATTATTTATCACTGCTGTAATGCATTGCTTCCAATTATTGATATTTAATACCATGTTTAGCAGCCTCTTAAAATTATCTGCTCTTGATTACCTCAAGGTGTATTTTTTTGGTGTTTTCGGTTTACTTGAATATAGACAGAAAGTACTCGAACTGGATAAAAACAACAGCTAA